From the genome of Hymenobacter sp. PAMC 26628, one region includes:
- a CDS encoding S1C family serine protease yields MQAKQMMLGLFGSAILGGGVAVGGYKLLEPAPRTSQTVVAADPNVRYTSAMRSSTYAAPEGLNFVAAAAAVTPAVVHVMTEYAAAPQDQQRRRMQMDPFLRQFFGDGGEGQGEGREPRGGGEGSGSGVIIAANGYIVTNNHVIDKASKITVVMDDKRRYEAELVGADPNTDLAVLKVKADNLPFVKYGNSDDVKVGQWVLAVGNPFSLNSTVTAGIISAKGRNINILRREDGMGIESFIQTDAVVNPGNSGGALVNLSGDLVGINSAIASHTGSYEGYSFAIPSALVSKVVDDLLKYKVVQRALLGVQMREVDATLASEKKLTNLNGLYVAGLTPNSAAAAAGLKEGDIITDINGLAVNTSSQLQEQVARFRPGDQIKVTYLRGTAPTTVTATLRNATGTTAVVREAAVAASVKYEGATLSVVPTQLQNKLDIKGGAVITGIKGSNFRETGMADGFIITRIDKNLVRKPADVQAYLDQARDNSGALVEGVYPDGRKSFYPIGQE; encoded by the coding sequence ATGCAAGCAAAACAAATGATGCTCGGCCTGTTCGGTTCCGCCATACTGGGCGGGGGCGTGGCCGTGGGCGGGTACAAGCTTTTGGAACCCGCGCCCCGCACCTCGCAAACCGTGGTGGCGGCTGACCCGAACGTGCGCTACACGTCGGCCATGCGCAGCAGCACCTACGCCGCCCCCGAGGGCCTGAACTTTGTGGCCGCCGCGGCCGCCGTGACGCCCGCCGTGGTGCACGTGATGACCGAGTATGCCGCTGCGCCGCAAGACCAGCAGCGCCGCCGGATGCAGATGGACCCCTTCCTGCGCCAGTTCTTTGGCGACGGGGGCGAGGGGCAGGGTGAAGGCCGTGAGCCGCGCGGTGGCGGCGAAGGCTCGGGCTCGGGCGTCATTATTGCAGCCAATGGTTACATCGTGACCAACAATCACGTGATTGACAAGGCCTCGAAAATCACGGTGGTGATGGACGACAAGCGCCGCTACGAGGCGGAGCTGGTGGGCGCCGACCCCAACACCGACCTGGCCGTGCTGAAGGTGAAAGCCGACAACCTCCCCTTCGTGAAGTACGGCAACTCCGACGACGTGAAGGTGGGCCAGTGGGTGCTGGCCGTGGGCAACCCGTTCAGCCTGAATTCGACCGTAACGGCCGGCATCATCTCCGCCAAGGGCCGCAACATTAACATCCTGCGCCGCGAAGACGGCATGGGCATCGAGTCGTTCATCCAAACCGACGCTGTGGTGAACCCCGGTAACTCGGGCGGGGCCCTGGTGAACCTGAGCGGCGACTTGGTGGGCATCAACTCGGCCATTGCCTCGCACACGGGCAGCTACGAGGGCTACTCCTTCGCCATCCCCAGCGCGCTGGTGAGCAAGGTGGTCGACGACCTGCTGAAGTACAAAGTGGTGCAGCGGGCCCTGCTCGGCGTGCAAATGCGCGAAGTAGACGCTACCCTGGCCTCGGAGAAAAAACTGACCAACTTGAACGGCCTGTACGTGGCCGGCCTCACGCCCAACAGCGCCGCGGCCGCCGCTGGCCTCAAGGAAGGCGACATCATCACCGACATCAACGGCTTGGCCGTCAACACGTCGTCGCAGTTGCAAGAGCAAGTGGCGCGCTTCCGCCCCGGCGACCAGATTAAGGTGACCTACCTGCGCGGCACCGCGCCCACCACCGTGACGGCCACCCTGCGCAACGCCACCGGCACCACGGCCGTGGTGCGCGAAGCCGCCGTGGCCGCTTCTGTGAAGTACGAAGGCGCGACCCTCTCGGTGGTGCCCACGCAGCTCCAGAACAAGCTCGACATCAAGGGCGGGGCCGTCATCACGGGCATTAAGGGCAGCAACTTCCGCGAGACCGGGATGGCCGATGGCTTCATCATCACCCGCATCGACAAGAACCTGGTGCGCAAGCCCGCCGACGTGCAAGCTTACCTCGACCAAGCCCGCGACAACTCGGGCGCCCTGGTTGAAGGCGTGTACCCCGACGGCCGCAAGTCCTTCTACCCCATCGGGCAAGAATAG
- a CDS encoding M20 metallopeptidase family protein codes for MQSDQSDKSVVQTIQRLAAAHAADTVAVRRHLHAHPELSFEETATAAYVAAELRKLGLDPQPVAGTGLVALVEGPAGAPTVALRADMDALPIHELNDVDYKSQNAGVMHACGHDVHTASLLGAARIFVALKDAGQLPGTVKLLFQPGEERLPGGASLMIAEGVLENPAPGSVLGQHVFPQLPAGKIGLRPGRYMASTDELYLTIKGKGGHGAMPEQNLDPVLVAAHIIVAAQQIVSRRANPKLPSVLSFGKVIANGATNVIPNEVYIEGTFRTLNEEWRNEAHQHLRQLCEGLAASMGAVCELEIRRGYPYLENEPALTARTRAAAEEYLGPENVVELDQWMAAEDFAYFSQAAPACFYRLGTRAPDGRFAASVHTPTFDIDEKALAVGPGLMAWLAVRELQALAGQ; via the coding sequence GTGCAATCCGACCAATCCGATAAATCCGTGGTTCAGACTATTCAGCGCCTCGCCGCCGCCCACGCCGCCGATACCGTGGCCGTGCGCCGGCACCTGCACGCCCACCCCGAACTTTCGTTCGAGGAAACCGCAACCGCCGCCTACGTGGCCGCCGAGCTGCGCAAGCTGGGCCTCGACCCGCAGCCCGTGGCCGGCACCGGCCTGGTGGCCCTGGTGGAGGGCCCCGCCGGGGCCCCCACTGTGGCCCTGCGCGCCGACATGGATGCGCTGCCCATCCACGAGCTGAACGACGTTGATTATAAGTCGCAGAACGCCGGCGTGATGCACGCCTGCGGGCACGACGTGCACACGGCCTCGCTGCTGGGCGCGGCGCGCATCTTTGTGGCGCTGAAGGACGCGGGCCAGTTGCCGGGCACCGTGAAGCTGCTGTTTCAGCCCGGCGAGGAGCGCCTGCCGGGCGGCGCCTCGTTGATGATTGCCGAGGGCGTACTCGAAAACCCCGCGCCTGGCAGCGTGCTCGGCCAGCACGTGTTTCCGCAGCTGCCGGCCGGCAAAATTGGGCTGCGCCCCGGCCGCTACATGGCCAGCACCGACGAGCTGTATTTGACCATTAAAGGCAAAGGTGGCCACGGGGCCATGCCCGAGCAAAACCTCGACCCCGTGCTGGTGGCGGCGCACATCATCGTGGCGGCGCAGCAAATCGTGAGCCGCCGCGCCAACCCCAAGTTGCCCTCGGTGCTTTCCTTTGGGAAGGTCATTGCCAACGGCGCCACCAACGTCATCCCCAACGAGGTATACATCGAAGGCACTTTCCGCACCCTGAACGAGGAGTGGCGCAACGAGGCCCACCAGCACCTGCGCCAGCTCTGCGAGGGCCTGGCCGCCAGCATGGGCGCGGTGTGCGAGCTAGAAATCCGCCGCGGCTATCCGTACCTGGAGAACGAGCCCGCCCTCACGGCCCGCACCCGCGCCGCCGCCGAGGAATACCTGGGCCCCGAAAACGTGGTAGAACTCGACCAGTGGATGGCGGCCGAGGACTTTGCCTACTTCTCGCAGGCGGCCCCGGCCTGCTTCTACCGCCTGGGCACCCGGGCCCCCGACGGCCGTTTTGCCGCTTCGGTGCACACGCCCACCTTCGACATCGACGAAAAAGCCCTCGCCGTGGGCCCCGGCCTGATGGCCTGGCTGGCCGTGCGCGAGCTGCAAGCGCTGGCCGGACAGTAG
- the deoC gene encoding deoxyribose-phosphate aldolase produces MNLAPYLDHTLLRPDCTAAEIRQLCQEARDHGFASACVPPCYVALAAGLLEGSGVAVCTVIGFPLGYSTRLVKFNEAEVALADGADELDMVMNISALKSGEMAAVQAEIEDLADLAHVHGALLKVIIETALLDDDEITVAAGLCAAAEADFVKTSTGFASRGASVADVELLRRVLPAGVRIKASGGVRTRAAALALVAAGADRLGASNSLTLLVDDESSTR; encoded by the coding sequence ATGAACCTTGCTCCTTACCTCGACCACACCCTGCTGCGGCCCGATTGCACGGCGGCCGAAATCCGGCAGCTGTGCCAAGAGGCCCGCGACCACGGCTTCGCCAGCGCCTGCGTGCCGCCCTGCTACGTGGCTCTGGCTGCCGGGCTGCTGGAAGGGAGCGGCGTGGCCGTGTGCACGGTCATCGGCTTCCCGCTGGGGTATTCGACGCGCCTGGTTAAGTTCAATGAGGCAGAAGTGGCCCTGGCCGACGGGGCTGACGAGCTGGACATGGTCATGAACATATCGGCGCTGAAATCGGGCGAAATGGCCGCCGTGCAAGCCGAAATCGAGGACTTGGCCGACCTGGCCCACGTGCACGGGGCCCTGCTGAAGGTCATCATCGAAACGGCGCTGCTCGACGACGATGAAATAACGGTGGCCGCGGGCCTATGCGCCGCCGCCGAAGCCGACTTTGTGAAAACTTCGACGGGCTTCGCTAGCCGGGGCGCGTCGGTGGCCGACGTGGAATTGTTGCGCCGGGTGCTGCCAGCCGGCGTCCGCATCAAGGCCTCGGGCGGCGTGCGCACGCGGGCGGCGGCGCTGGCGCTGGTGGCCGCCGGCGCCGACCGTCTGGGGGCCTCAAACAGCTTGACTTTGCTCGTGGATGATGAAAGTTCGACTCGTTAA
- the secA gene encoding preprotein translocase subunit SecA — protein MLDFFGKTVAKLFGSKSERDLKEIVPYVALINAEYAKLAGLTDDQLREQTQAVRNRIDERLAGIDGQIGALHQQMADAPTMEVSQKEARFEQIDVLEKQRNKDLEAVLLEVLPSAFAIVKETARRYKENGQLVVTATDFDREIATRKGNVTIEGNQAVWANKWLAGGAEITWDMVHYDVQLIGGVVLHQGKIAEMATGEGKTLVSTLPSFLNALSKRGVHLVTVNDYLAKRDSEWNAPLFEFHGLTVDCIDKHQPNTDARRAAYAADITYGTNNEFGFDYLRDNMARDPEELVQRKHHFAMVDEVDSVLIDDARTPLIISGPVPRGDVHEFYQLKPRIQRLVDEQKKLVQNYLVQARKLIAEGKDGAEEGDKNGIGGLLLLRAARGLPKSKPLIKYLSETGNRAVLLKTENFYLQDNSRQMPKADEPLFFTIDEKNNQIELTEKGIDLITAQGEDPHLFIMPDIGMEIAAIEKTPGLSAEEKLQRKDQLMQDYNEKSERVHTVNQLLKAYTLFEKDDQYILTDDGKVKIVDEQTGRVMEGRRYSDGLHQAIEAKENVRVEDATQTYATVTLQNYFRMYHKLCGMTGTAETEAGEFWEIYKLDVVVIPTNRVISRQDAHDQVYKTVREKYNAVALEIQKLVEAGRPVLVGTTSVEISELVSRMLKLRGIQHQVLNAKQNQREAEIVAGAGFPGTVTIATNMAGRGTDIKLRETSKAAGGLAIIGTERHESRRVDRQLRGRAGRQGDPGTSQFFVSLEDNLMRLFGSDRIAKLMDKMGMEEGEVIQHSMITNSIERAQKKVEENNFGTRKRLLEYDDVMNAQREVVYKRRRNALHGDRMEVDILNMIYDVAEDLATGHKQTGDYEDFKLSIIKTFGYDTEITAGQLGALQAPQLTQKLYDEALAYFESKNEHIAANALPMVNELLSQPNAYENIAVPFTDGRKHITALANLRRAQATGGHDILRGMEKVAVLGTIDTAWTQHLRQMDDLKQVVQNAVYEQKDPLLVYKFESFELFKRMIGKVNEETSTFLFHADVPVQEEAVGTNHDAEFYYEDELPQPKLTEQKESMLDSLGAGPEDMGPDAPAVVEKQAPARSQKIANRNDKVSVQYMDGRVLRDVKYKTVEQDVLEQRCVLVD, from the coding sequence ATGTTAGATTTTTTCGGCAAGACCGTTGCTAAGCTATTCGGCTCCAAATCGGAGCGTGACTTGAAGGAAATTGTGCCTTACGTGGCGCTGATTAACGCCGAATACGCCAAACTGGCCGGCCTGACCGACGACCAGCTGCGCGAGCAGACCCAGGCCGTGCGCAACCGCATCGACGAGCGCCTGGCCGGCATCGACGGCCAGATTGGGGCCCTGCACCAGCAGATGGCCGACGCGCCCACAATGGAGGTTTCCCAAAAGGAAGCCCGCTTCGAACAGATTGACGTGCTGGAAAAACAGCGCAACAAGGACCTCGAAGCCGTGCTACTGGAGGTGCTGCCGTCGGCCTTCGCCATCGTGAAAGAAACGGCCCGCCGCTACAAGGAAAACGGCCAGTTGGTGGTAACTGCCACCGATTTCGACCGCGAAATTGCTACCCGCAAGGGCAACGTCACCATCGAAGGCAACCAGGCGGTGTGGGCCAACAAATGGCTGGCCGGCGGCGCCGAAATCACCTGGGACATGGTGCATTACGACGTGCAGCTCATTGGCGGCGTGGTGCTGCACCAGGGCAAAATTGCCGAAATGGCCACTGGCGAAGGCAAAACCCTGGTTTCGACGCTCCCCTCGTTCCTCAACGCGCTGTCGAAGCGCGGCGTGCACCTGGTGACGGTCAACGACTACCTGGCCAAGCGCGACTCGGAGTGGAACGCGCCGTTGTTCGAGTTTCACGGCCTCACCGTGGACTGCATCGACAAGCACCAGCCCAACACCGACGCCCGCCGCGCCGCCTACGCCGCCGACATCACCTACGGCACCAACAACGAGTTTGGCTTCGACTACCTGCGCGACAACATGGCCCGCGACCCCGAGGAGCTGGTGCAGCGCAAGCACCACTTCGCCATGGTCGACGAAGTGGACTCGGTGCTGATTGACGACGCGCGCACGCCGCTCATCATTTCAGGCCCCGTGCCGCGCGGCGACGTGCACGAGTTTTACCAGCTCAAGCCGCGCATCCAGCGCCTGGTGGACGAGCAGAAGAAGCTGGTGCAGAACTACTTGGTGCAGGCCCGTAAGCTCATTGCCGAAGGCAAGGATGGCGCGGAGGAAGGTGATAAAAACGGCATCGGCGGCCTGTTGCTGCTGCGCGCCGCCCGGGGCTTGCCCAAGAGCAAGCCGCTCATCAAGTACCTCTCGGAAACTGGCAACCGCGCCGTGCTGCTGAAGACGGAAAACTTCTACTTGCAGGACAACTCGCGCCAGATGCCCAAGGCCGACGAGCCGCTGTTCTTCACCATCGACGAAAAAAATAACCAGATTGAGCTGACCGAAAAGGGCATCGACCTGATTACGGCCCAGGGCGAAGACCCACACCTGTTCATTATGCCCGACATCGGGATGGAAATTGCTGCCATCGAGAAGACCCCCGGCCTCAGCGCCGAGGAAAAGCTCCAGCGCAAAGACCAGCTGATGCAGGACTACAACGAGAAATCGGAGCGCGTCCACACGGTCAACCAGTTGCTGAAGGCCTACACGCTGTTCGAGAAGGACGACCAGTACATCCTCACCGACGACGGCAAGGTGAAAATTGTGGACGAGCAAACCGGCCGCGTGATGGAGGGCCGCCGCTACTCCGACGGCCTGCACCAGGCCATTGAGGCCAAGGAAAACGTGCGCGTGGAAGACGCCACCCAGACCTACGCCACGGTGACGTTGCAGAACTACTTCCGCATGTACCACAAGCTGTGCGGCATGACCGGCACGGCCGAAACCGAGGCCGGCGAGTTCTGGGAAATCTACAAGCTCGACGTGGTGGTGATTCCCACCAACCGCGTCATCTCCCGCCAGGACGCCCACGACCAAGTGTACAAAACGGTGCGCGAGAAGTACAACGCCGTGGCCCTGGAAATCCAGAAGCTGGTGGAAGCCGGCCGCCCGGTACTAGTAGGTACCACATCGGTGGAAATCAGTGAGTTGGTGAGCCGCATGCTGAAGCTGCGTGGCATCCAGCACCAGGTGCTGAACGCCAAGCAGAACCAGCGCGAGGCCGAGATCGTAGCCGGCGCAGGCTTCCCCGGCACCGTGACCATCGCCACCAACATGGCCGGCCGCGGCACCGACATCAAGCTGCGCGAAACCTCAAAAGCCGCCGGGGGCCTGGCCATCATCGGCACCGAGCGCCACGAAAGCCGCCGCGTCGACCGCCAGCTGCGGGGCCGCGCCGGCCGCCAGGGCGACCCGGGTACCTCGCAGTTCTTCGTGAGCTTGGAGGACAACCTCATGCGCCTGTTTGGCTCCGACCGCATCGCCAAGCTCATGGATAAAATGGGCATGGAAGAGGGCGAAGTAATTCAGCACTCGATGATTACCAACAGCATCGAGCGCGCCCAGAAGAAGGTGGAGGAGAACAACTTCGGCACCCGCAAGCGCCTGCTGGAGTACGACGACGTGATGAACGCCCAACGCGAAGTGGTGTACAAGCGCCGCCGCAACGCCTTGCACGGCGACCGGATGGAGGTCGACATCCTGAACATGATTTACGACGTGGCCGAGGACCTGGCCACCGGCCACAAGCAAACCGGCGACTACGAGGACTTCAAGCTGTCCATCATCAAGACGTTCGGCTACGACACTGAGATTACCGCCGGCCAGCTCGGGGCCCTGCAAGCACCGCAGCTTACCCAGAAGCTGTACGACGAGGCCCTGGCCTATTTCGAAAGCAAGAACGAGCACATCGCCGCCAACGCCCTGCCGATGGTGAACGAGCTGCTCAGCCAGCCCAACGCCTACGAGAACATCGCCGTGCCCTTCACCGACGGGCGCAAGCACATCACGGCGCTGGCCAACCTGCGCCGGGCTCAGGCCACGGGCGGCCACGACATCCTGCGCGGCATGGAAAAAGTGGCCGTGCTCGGCACCATCGACACGGCTTGGACGCAGCACCTGCGCCAGATGGACGACCTGAAGCAAGTGGTGCAGAACGCCGTGTACGAGCAGAAGGACCCGCTGCTGGTGTACAAGTTCGAGTCGTTCGAGCTGTTTAAGCGCATGATTGGTAAGGTGAACGAAGAGACGTCCACTTTCCTGTTCCACGCCGACGTGCCGGTGCAGGAGGAAGCCGTGGGTACCAACCACGACGCCGAGTTCTACTACGAAGACGAGTTGCCCCAGCCCAAGCTCACCGAGCAGAAAGAGTCGATGCTCGACTCGCTCGGTGCGGGCCCCGAGGACATGGGCCCCGACGCCCCCGCCGTGGTGGAGAAGCAGGCCCCGGCCCGCAGCCAAAAAATAGCCAACCGCAACGACAAGGTGAGCGTGCAGTACATGGACGGCCGCGTGCTGCGCGACGTGAAATATAAAACCGTGGAGCAAGACGTGCTGGAGCAGCGCTGCGTGCTGGTAGACTAA
- a CDS encoding UDP-galactopyranose mutase produces MTSRVPTRTNRDDRYFTDTFQAMPLHGYTRMFEKMLDHPNIKVMLNTDYHEIMDFIPFKEMIFTGPVDEYFNFQFGKLPYRSLEFKHETLSKEKHLVAPVVNYPNEHAYTRITEFKALTGQEHSKTAIVYEYPQAEGDPYYPVPQPENAELYNKYKKLADETPNVHFVGRLATYKYYNMDQVVAQALTLYKRLTEKEEASKPTRPAISGSTALVDKLVSRAPKA; encoded by the coding sequence GTGACCAGCCGCGTGCCTACCCGCACCAACCGCGACGACCGCTACTTTACCGATACGTTTCAGGCCATGCCGCTGCACGGCTACACCCGGATGTTCGAGAAGATGCTCGACCACCCGAACATCAAGGTGATGCTGAACACCGATTACCACGAAATCATGGACTTCATTCCCTTCAAGGAGATGATTTTCACGGGCCCCGTGGACGAGTATTTCAACTTCCAGTTCGGTAAATTGCCCTACCGTTCGCTCGAGTTCAAGCACGAAACGCTGAGTAAAGAGAAGCACTTGGTGGCCCCCGTGGTGAACTACCCCAACGAGCACGCCTACACCCGCATTACCGAGTTCAAGGCCCTCACCGGCCAAGAGCACAGCAAAACGGCCATCGTGTACGAGTACCCGCAGGCCGAGGGCGACCCCTACTACCCCGTGCCCCAGCCCGAAAACGCCGAATTGTACAACAAGTACAAGAAGCTGGCCGACGAAACTCCCAACGTGCACTTTGTGGGCCGCCTAGCCACCTACAAGTACTACAACATGGACCAGGTAGTGGCGCAGGCCCTGACGCTGTACAAGCGCCTGACCGAGAAGGAGGAAGCCAGCAAACCCACCCGCCCCGCCATTTCGGGCAGCACCGCCTTGGTAGATAAGCTGGTGAGCCGCGCGCCCAAAGCCTGA
- a CDS encoding NAD(P)-binding protein, giving the protein MFDYLIVGAGFAGSVLAERLATRSNKKVLVIDKRNHIAGNAYDHYNEDGILIHKYGPHIFHTNSKDVFDYLGNFTDWRPYEHRVLASVDGQFVPMPINLDTINSLYGLKLNSFELDQFFESVAEDVPVIKTSEDVVVSKVGRELYNKFLRTTPTSSGASIRRSLISR; this is encoded by the coding sequence ATGTTTGACTACCTCATTGTAGGGGCCGGATTTGCCGGTAGCGTGCTGGCCGAGCGGCTGGCCACCCGTAGCAACAAGAAAGTGCTCGTCATCGACAAGCGTAACCACATCGCGGGCAATGCCTACGACCACTACAACGAGGACGGCATCCTGATCCATAAATACGGGCCCCACATTTTCCACACCAACTCAAAGGATGTATTCGACTACTTGGGCAACTTTACCGATTGGCGCCCCTACGAGCACCGTGTGCTCGCCTCGGTGGATGGCCAGTTTGTACCAATGCCCATTAATCTGGATACTATCAATTCGCTGTACGGCTTGAAGTTGAATAGCTTCGAGTTGGACCAGTTCTTCGAGTCGGTAGCTGAGGATGTGCCGGTTATCAAAACGTCGGAAGACGTGGTGGTAAGCAAAGTGGGCCGCGAATTGTACAACAAGTTTTTAAGAACTACACCAACAAGCAGTGGGGCCTCGATCCGTCGCAGCTTGATAAGTCGGTGA
- a CDS encoding glycosyltransferase family 1 protein, with translation MPHATLAEAAARPDALPQAAAAPIATPYALPDLVCFAHLHWDFVWQRPQHLLVRFAQYGRVFYVEDAFYHPDQITPHLEIKERQHGLRVVVAHLPAGLPEAEADQIQFELLRQYFADQGVRRYVFWYYTPMALNKSRHFRPVLTVYDCMDELAAFKFAPPELRQREQELFGRADLVFTGGLTIYESKREQHPDAHPFPSSIDKAHFGQARGPMAEPADQVGIAHPRIGFFGVVDERLDIELLAQLAANYPEWQFVIIGPVVKIDPASLPRPINIHYLGGKDYQELPAYLKGWDVATLLFADNESTKFISPTKTPEYLAAGNPVVSTPIRDVIRPYGDLDLVHIAADAEAFGAAIERALTQRDDADWRRRIDAYLATISWDQTWQQMVGLMQNRLTAKTSAPRAAALTAVS, from the coding sequence ATGCCCCACGCTACTTTGGCGGAGGCTGCTGCACGCCCCGACGCGCTGCCGCAGGCTGCTGCTGCCCCAATTGCAACCCCCTACGCCCTGCCCGACCTCGTGTGTTTTGCGCACCTGCACTGGGATTTTGTGTGGCAGCGCCCCCAGCACCTGCTCGTGCGCTTCGCCCAGTACGGCCGCGTGTTCTACGTGGAAGATGCCTTTTACCACCCCGACCAAATAACGCCGCACCTCGAAATCAAGGAGCGCCAACACGGCCTGCGCGTCGTTGTGGCCCACTTGCCGGCCGGTTTGCCGGAGGCCGAAGCCGACCAAATCCAGTTTGAGCTGCTGCGCCAGTACTTCGCCGATCAGGGCGTGCGCCGGTACGTTTTCTGGTACTACACGCCGATGGCGCTGAACAAGTCGCGCCACTTCCGCCCCGTGCTGACGGTATACGACTGCATGGACGAGCTGGCGGCCTTCAAGTTTGCGCCGCCCGAGTTGCGCCAGCGCGAACAAGAACTTTTCGGGCGCGCCGACTTGGTGTTCACGGGTGGCCTGACCATTTACGAATCCAAGCGCGAGCAGCACCCCGACGCGCACCCCTTCCCCAGCAGCATCGACAAGGCCCACTTCGGCCAGGCGCGGGGCCCCATGGCCGAGCCCGCCGACCAAGTCGGCATTGCGCACCCGCGCATTGGCTTCTTCGGGGTGGTCGACGAGCGCCTGGACATTGAGTTGCTGGCCCAGCTGGCCGCCAACTACCCGGAGTGGCAATTTGTCATTATCGGGCCGGTGGTGAAAATTGATCCTGCCAGTTTGCCGCGCCCGATCAACATTCATTATTTGGGCGGCAAAGATTACCAGGAACTCCCGGCCTACTTAAAAGGTTGGGACGTAGCGACGCTGCTTTTCGCTGATAACGAAAGCACTAAGTTTATTTCTCCTACCAAAACCCCCGAGTATTTGGCCGCTGGCAACCCCGTAGTAAGCACGCCCATTCGCGACGTGATACGGCCTTACGGCGACCTCGATTTGGTGCACATTGCCGCTGACGCTGAAGCCTTTGGCGCAGCCATTGAGCGGGCTTTAACCCAGCGCGACGACGCTGACTGGCGCCGCCGCATCGATGCTTACCTAGCGACCATTTCGTGGGACCAGACCTGGCAGCAGATGGTGGGCTTGATGCAGAACCGCCTGACAGCCAAGACATCCGCGCCCCGCGCCGCCGCTCTCACGGCAGTGTCCTAA
- a CDS encoding GNAT family N-acetyltransferase — MAAAPATPLPAPGPLVRLRALEPDDLEFLYALENDAAVWAVSDTLAPVSRYALREYLAHATADFHEARQLRLVVEPGAGGPAVGVVDLFGFEPLHQRAGVGIIILATARRRGYARHTLALLVAHARDVLRLHQLYCTVAAANRASLRLFQAAGFRRVGTRRAWLRGPAPGQWSDAVEFQLVLGSTG, encoded by the coding sequence GTGGCCGCCGCACCTGCTACGCCGTTGCCCGCGCCGGGGCCCCTCGTGCGGCTGCGGGCCCTGGAGCCCGACGACCTGGAATTTCTCTACGCCCTGGAAAACGACGCCGCCGTGTGGGCCGTGTCCGACACGCTGGCCCCCGTGTCGCGCTACGCGCTGCGCGAATACCTGGCCCACGCCACCGCCGATTTCCACGAGGCGCGGCAGCTGCGGCTGGTCGTCGAGCCGGGCGCCGGGGGCCCCGCCGTGGGCGTGGTCGACCTGTTTGGCTTCGAGCCGCTGCACCAGCGGGCGGGCGTAGGCATAATTATTTTGGCCACTGCGCGGCGCCGGGGCTACGCCCGGCACACCCTCGCGCTGCTGGTGGCCCACGCCCGCGACGTGCTGCGCCTGCACCAGCTGTACTGCACCGTAGCGGCAGCTAACCGGGCCAGTTTGCGGCTTTTCCAGGCGGCGGGGTTTCGGCGAGTGGGCACCCGGCGGGCGTGGCTGCGGGGCCCCGCGCCCGGCCAGTGGTCCGACGCGGTCGAGTTCCAGCTCGTATTGGGGTCCACTGGCTGA
- the dapF gene encoding diaminopimelate epimerase, translating to MTLAFHKYQGTGNDFVIVDDRAAQFDNADHARIAQLCHRRFGIGADGLMLLRNREGYDFEMVYFNADGRPSTMCGNGGRCLVAFAKYLGLITDEAYFLAVDGPHAARVEADGTVRLKMIDAAAPQLAEVGQEDVFVHTGSPHHVHFLNAGEGHTLAEFDVYGAGHDIRYDPAYDPAGVNVNFVEVPADPAYPWPVRTYERGVENETLSCGTGVTAVALAASQRGAASPVRLQTPGGLLEVAFQTQPGGGFADVWLSGPAVRVFGGDISL from the coding sequence ATGACCCTCGCTTTTCATAAATACCAAGGCACTGGCAACGACTTCGTCATCGTTGACGACCGCGCTGCGCAGTTCGATAACGCCGACCACGCGCGCATCGCTCAACTCTGCCACCGCCGCTTCGGCATCGGGGCCGACGGGCTGATGCTGCTGCGCAACCGGGAAGGCTACGATTTCGAGATGGTGTACTTCAATGCCGACGGCCGCCCCAGCACCATGTGCGGCAACGGCGGCCGCTGCCTGGTGGCCTTCGCCAAATACCTGGGCCTCATCACGGACGAGGCCTACTTCCTGGCCGTGGACGGGCCCCACGCCGCCCGCGTGGAAGCCGACGGCACGGTGCGCCTGAAGATGATTGACGCCGCCGCCCCGCAGCTGGCCGAAGTAGGGCAGGAGGACGTGTTTGTGCACACCGGCTCGCCCCACCACGTGCACTTCCTCAACGCCGGGGAAGGCCACACGCTGGCTGAGTTCGACGTGTACGGCGCGGGCCACGACATCCGCTACGACCCGGCCTACGACCCGGCCGGGGTGAACGTGAACTTCGTGGAAGTGCCCGCCGACCCCGCCTACCCCTGGCCCGTGCGCACCTACGAGCGCGGCGTGGAAAACGAAACCCTGAGCTGCGGCACCGGCGTCACGGCCGTGGCCCTGGCCGCCTCGCAGCGCGGCGCGGCCTCGCCCGTGCGCCTCCAAACCCCCGGCGGCTTGCTGGAAGTAGCCTTCCAAACGCAGCCCGGCGGCGGCTTTGCCGACGTGTGGCTGAGCGGGCCCGCCGTGCGCGTGTTCGGCGGCGACATCAGCCTGTAG